A region from the Nonlabens sp. YIK11 genome encodes:
- a CDS encoding mechanosensitive ion channel family protein produces MMIEYRRFIYDWLTEDLGWEKSLAELGNILVLGLLFTIVLFAIYWVTRRAIITAFKVFSKRTETQFDDLLVKHGAPRLASLVIPVVLLNRSIPYLFFDYPRLESGFQTLLWVIFVFLIIFIFRSVLRTVNEFLKLTVRFRDKPIDSYIQVIMLVLWVLAFASILAIVANIEFIKFFTTLGAASAILLLIFKDTILGFVASIQVSINDTVRIGDWITMEKYGADGEVLQINLSTVMVQNFDNTITNLPTYALISDAYKNWRGMTDSGGRRIKRAIIIKSRSIRYLENKDLQELQKISLITDYLKSKQEEINTFNEQNAIDKSVLINGRNLTNIGVFRKYLQEYVGSHSAINKEMMIMIRQLPPTSQGMPLEIYAFSSDKRWANYEYIIADIFDHAMAAVPYFDLEIFEFDTHFTSLNADS; encoded by the coding sequence ATGATGATAGAATATAGAAGATTCATTTATGACTGGCTCACAGAAGACCTAGGTTGGGAAAAAAGCCTGGCAGAATTGGGTAACATTCTGGTGTTAGGATTATTATTTACCATTGTTCTATTTGCGATTTATTGGGTCACTAGACGGGCCATCATTACAGCATTCAAAGTCTTTTCAAAACGCACCGAAACTCAGTTTGATGATCTCTTGGTCAAACACGGCGCACCTCGCCTGGCCTCTTTGGTGATTCCTGTCGTTTTATTAAATAGAAGCATTCCTTACCTATTTTTTGATTACCCAAGGTTGGAAAGTGGTTTTCAAACCTTATTGTGGGTCATTTTTGTATTCTTAATCATTTTCATTTTCAGGAGCGTTTTACGTACCGTCAACGAGTTTTTAAAACTCACTGTCCGATTCAGAGATAAACCTATAGACAGTTACATTCAGGTGATTATGTTAGTGCTTTGGGTACTGGCTTTTGCTTCAATATTAGCAATCGTGGCCAATATTGAGTTTATCAAGTTTTTCACGACGCTAGGTGCAGCATCGGCGATTTTACTGTTGATTTTTAAGGACACGATTCTGGGTTTTGTGGCTAGTATTCAAGTTTCCATCAATGATACGGTACGTATAGGTGACTGGATCACGATGGAAAAATATGGTGCCGATGGTGAGGTGTTGCAAATCAATCTCTCTACGGTCATGGTGCAAAACTTTGACAATACGATTACCAACTTACCAACTTATGCGCTCATCTCTGATGCCTATAAAAACTGGCGTGGTATGACTGACTCTGGTGGTAGGCGCATCAAAAGAGCCATCATTATCAAATCAAGGAGCATACGTTATCTAGAAAACAAGGATCTTCAAGAACTACAAAAAATAAGTCTGATTACCGATTATCTCAAATCAAAGCAAGAAGAAATAAATACCTTTAACGAGCAGAATGCAATAGACAAAAGCGTCTTGATCAACGGTCGCAACTTGACCAACATAGGCGTTTTTAGAAAGTACCTTCAGGAATATGTGGGCAGCCACTCTGCCATCAATAAGGAAATGATGATCATGATCCGGCAATTGCCGCCTACTTCACAAGGCATGCCATTAGAGATCTATGCCTTTAGCAGTGATAAACGCTGGGCTAACTATGAGTATATCATTGCAGATATTTTTGATCATGCCATGGCAGCTGTTCCCTATTTTGATCTGGAAATTTTTGAGTTTGATACTCATTTCACATCCTTGAATGCAGATTCATGA
- the rpe gene encoding ribulose-phosphate 3-epimerase has product MMSKLIAPSVLAADFANLQRDCEMLNRSDADWFHIDIMDGVFVPNISFGMPVLRDIAKHATKTIDCHLMIVDPDRYVKAFADLGCDILTVHFEACTHLHRTLQNIKANGMKAGVALNPHTSVDHLKDTIKDIDLVCLMSVNPGFGGQSFIENTYDKVKELKELIKSKGASTLIEIDGGVTDQNAKQLVEAGADVLVAGSYVFKSADQEKTIKELRELANS; this is encoded by the coding sequence ATCATGTCAAAACTTATTGCTCCATCTGTCCTTGCTGCCGACTTTGCCAACCTTCAACGAGATTGTGAAATGTTGAATCGCAGTGACGCAGATTGGTTCCATATCGATATCATGGATGGTGTTTTTGTACCCAACATATCTTTTGGGATGCCAGTTTTGCGCGACATTGCAAAGCACGCGACCAAAACCATCGACTGCCATCTCATGATCGTTGATCCAGATCGTTATGTAAAAGCTTTTGCAGATCTAGGTTGTGATATTCTCACGGTACATTTTGAAGCTTGCACGCACTTGCACCGCACACTCCAAAACATCAAAGCTAATGGCATGAAAGCTGGTGTAGCGTTGAATCCGCATACGAGTGTTGATCACTTGAAGGATACAATTAAGGATATTGATCTAGTCTGTTTGATGAGCGTGAATCCTGGTTTTGGCGGACAAAGTTTTATTGAAAACACCTATGATAAGGTCAAGGAGTTGAAAGAATTGATCAAAAGTAAAGGTGCCTCAACACTGATCGAAATCGATGGTGGCGTGACGGACCAGAATGCGAAACAACTGGTAGAAGCTGGCGCAGACGTGTTAGTCGCAGGTTCTTACGTATTCAAATCGGCAGATCAAGAAAAGACCATCAAGGAATTGCGCGAACTGGCAAATTCCTAA
- the mgtE gene encoding magnesium transporter, whose translation MQFQLTDDFIENLQHLIEQNDAEQVKSILEDVHFADIAEIIDDLNLEEAIFIIKLLDSETTSEALMELDEDQRDRVLGALSPQEIADELEEMDTDDAADILNDLSDERAQEIISAMADEEHVENIVDLLRYDENSAGGLMAKELVKVNENWTVTGCVSEMRAQAENVTRVHSIYVVDNNQKLKGRLSLKDLLTSAENTPIKEVYIPKVDYVTVNTSGEEVARIMRKYDLEAIPVVDELDRLVGRVTIDDIVDFITEEAEKDYQLASGISQDVEANDSIWELTRARLPWLVLGLFGGIGAAFIMGLFEPLMAQHAILFLFTPLIAAMAGNVGVQSSAIIVQGIANDDLKGSISNRLIKEVLLAMLNGLILGILLFAYTYFSKGDLLVSVAISTALFVVIIVAGLIGTSVPIILHKRGIDPALATGPFITTSNDICGILIYFMLAKAIIGI comes from the coding sequence ATGCAATTCCAACTTACAGACGATTTTATCGAGAACCTACAGCACCTCATTGAACAGAATGATGCTGAGCAGGTAAAATCGATCCTAGAAGATGTTCACTTTGCAGACATTGCGGAGATCATTGACGATCTCAATCTGGAAGAGGCAATCTTCATTATCAAGTTACTGGATAGTGAGACGACCAGTGAGGCTTTGATGGAACTGGACGAGGACCAGCGTGATCGAGTCCTGGGCGCCTTGTCGCCTCAAGAAATTGCCGATGAGTTGGAAGAAATGGATACTGATGATGCTGCAGATATCCTTAACGACCTATCAGACGAGCGCGCGCAGGAAATCATAAGCGCGATGGCAGATGAGGAACATGTGGAAAACATCGTGGACCTCTTGCGTTATGATGAAAACAGCGCCGGTGGATTGATGGCCAAAGAATTGGTAAAGGTCAATGAGAACTGGACGGTTACCGGTTGCGTGAGTGAGATGCGCGCACAAGCTGAAAACGTCACCAGAGTCCACTCCATTTATGTGGTGGACAACAACCAAAAACTGAAAGGCAGACTTTCCCTAAAAGATCTACTCACCAGTGCAGAAAACACACCCATAAAAGAAGTGTACATCCCTAAAGTGGACTACGTCACCGTCAACACATCTGGTGAAGAGGTTGCACGCATCATGCGTAAGTATGACCTTGAAGCCATTCCTGTAGTAGACGAGTTGGATCGTCTCGTTGGTCGCGTTACCATTGATGACATTGTAGATTTTATCACAGAAGAAGCAGAAAAAGATTACCAGCTCGCATCAGGTATCTCTCAAGACGTAGAGGCTAACGACAGCATCTGGGAACTGACCAGGGCGCGATTGCCGTGGTTGGTTTTGGGACTTTTTGGCGGTATAGGTGCTGCATTTATCATGGGGCTTTTTGAGCCGCTCATGGCCCAACATGCAATTTTGTTCCTCTTTACGCCACTTATTGCCGCGATGGCCGGTAATGTAGGTGTCCAGTCCAGCGCGATTATCGTGCAGGGAATTGCTAATGATGATTTGAAGGGAAGCATCAGCAATCGATTGATTAAAGAGGTGCTGCTGGCCATGCTCAACGGTTTGATTCTGGGCATCTTGCTATTTGCATACACCTATTTTTCTAAGGGTGACCTGCTAGTATCGGTAGCCATTTCAACCGCCTTGTTTGTGGTGATCATTGTGGCTGGTCTCATAGGCACCTCGGTTCCTATTATTCTACACAAACGCGGCATTGATCCTGCACTGGCGACAGGTCCTTTTATCACGACCAGCAACGACATTTGCGGGATTTTGATTTACTTCATGCTCGCAAAGGCGATTATAGGCATTTAG
- a CDS encoding 2-hydroxyacid dehydrogenase — MKILHLDSNHKILEQKLADAGFKNHHDYTSNKEQIEKVIGQYDGLVVRSRFPIDKQFLEQCSNLKCIGRVGAGLENIDLKVAEELGIACFNAPEGNRNAVGEHALGMLLSLFNKLNKADQEVRQGIWNREGNRGLELDGKTVGIIGYGNMGKAFAKKLRGFDCSVLCHDIKDGVGDENATQVSLSELQSRADVLSLHTPQTPETIGMISTAFISGFARPFYLINTARGSAVVTEDLVTAMENGKVLGAGLDVLEYEKSSFESLFRTRMPDRQESDIPKALNKLMQMENVILSPHVAGWTVESKFKLAEVIADKMIHHLNS; from the coding sequence ATGAAAATCCTTCATTTAGACAGTAATCACAAGATTTTGGAACAAAAACTAGCCGATGCTGGTTTTAAGAACCACCACGATTACACCTCTAACAAGGAACAAATTGAAAAAGTTATAGGTCAATATGACGGCCTGGTGGTGCGTAGTAGGTTCCCAATTGATAAGCAGTTCCTTGAGCAGTGCAGCAACTTAAAGTGCATTGGACGTGTAGGCGCTGGTCTGGAAAACATAGATCTAAAGGTTGCAGAAGAATTAGGCATTGCTTGTTTTAATGCTCCTGAAGGAAATCGCAATGCGGTAGGCGAACATGCACTAGGAATGCTGCTCTCTTTGTTTAATAAGTTGAATAAAGCAGATCAAGAAGTGCGTCAAGGTATATGGAACCGTGAAGGAAATCGCGGACTAGAATTGGACGGCAAAACGGTAGGTATCATAGGATATGGAAACATGGGAAAAGCCTTTGCCAAAAAACTTAGAGGTTTTGATTGCTCCGTTTTATGTCATGATATTAAAGATGGTGTAGGGGATGAAAATGCCACTCAAGTTTCTCTAAGCGAGCTGCAATCTAGAGCAGACGTGCTTAGTTTACACACGCCACAAACTCCTGAAACCATTGGAATGATCAGCACTGCGTTCATCTCAGGTTTTGCTCGTCCCTTTTACCTCATCAATACAGCGAGAGGATCTGCGGTGGTGACTGAGGATCTAGTCACCGCCATGGAAAATGGTAAGGTGCTCGGTGCTGGATTGGATGTTTTGGAATATGAGAAAAGCTCTTTTGAATCGCTCTTTCGCACCCGCATGCCAGACAGGCAGGAAAGCGATATACCAAAAGCATTGAACAAATTGATGCAAATGGAAAACGTCATTTTAAGCCCGCATGTGGCAGGTTGGACGGTAGAGTCAAAATTCAAACTGGCCGAAGTCATCGCAGATAAAATGATCCACCACTTGAACTCATAA
- a CDS encoding TM2 domain-containing protein: MSTEGYDSTKRNESFEEAKEAAKESAREFQRGVNDIVNGQENKKVLAGLLGIFLGGLGIHKFILGYTKEGLITIGITVITCGTIGPVLGLIEGIIYLTKSDEEFYQTYQVGKRPWF, encoded by the coding sequence ATGAGTACAGAAGGTTATGATAGCACCAAAAGAAACGAGAGTTTTGAGGAAGCTAAAGAGGCTGCCAAAGAAAGCGCCAGAGAGTTCCAGCGCGGCGTTAATGACATTGTAAACGGTCAGGAAAACAAAAAGGTTCTAGCAGGTTTGTTGGGTATCTTTTTAGGAGGACTTGGTATTCACAAGTTTATTCTTGGTTATACTAAGGAAGGCTTGATCACAATAGGCATCACCGTTATCACCTGCGGTACCATAGGGCCAGTCCTAGGTCTGATTGAAGGTATCATCTATTTGACTAAGTCTGACGAGGAATTTTATCAAACCTACCAGGTTGGAAAAAGACCTTGGTTTTAA
- a CDS encoding carboxypeptidase-like regulatory domain-containing protein yields the protein MPLQQNSLFLKGILVLFLSFFAIIQVSAQEQLIEGKVVDAITKEPLMGVGVYLSGTSTGVVTAPDGSYSINYDKEMKAPLVFAYLGYETRTFVNPLQEDLKLVLLAQQENELEAVVINPDPWDRATKERLFLDHFLGLRSLEDSEILNLKDVRLRFNTDSKQLTASSRNPIIIVNNHLGYRIKYDLIEFEINFRFFKPSQGIERKFEIEHARENYRVESSFVSGSSFYQELEKDQPNERRRNRRREKAFEISQLLFYRSLINKSLSENKFELYHKGFRVNPEDHYRVREENGLYKITFRHLNYSVRDRDGHQTDLTLYDHFIYVDSFGNNLSARELMLSGYLPQLGVGGMLPLDYSTNSDE from the coding sequence ATGCCTCTGCAGCAGAATAGTCTTTTCCTCAAGGGTATTTTGGTGCTCTTCCTTTCCTTTTTCGCTATTATCCAAGTCAGTGCTCAAGAGCAACTGATAGAAGGTAAAGTGGTAGATGCCATTACTAAAGAGCCCTTGATGGGAGTTGGCGTTTATCTGTCTGGGACTTCTACTGGCGTCGTAACTGCTCCAGATGGTAGCTATTCCATTAATTACGATAAGGAAATGAAAGCGCCTTTAGTTTTCGCTTATTTGGGATACGAGACGCGCACCTTTGTAAATCCATTACAAGAAGATTTAAAACTGGTTTTGTTAGCACAGCAGGAAAATGAATTGGAAGCCGTGGTGATTAATCCAGATCCATGGGATCGTGCGACAAAAGAACGTCTTTTTCTAGATCATTTTTTAGGCCTTAGAAGCCTCGAGGATTCTGAAATACTCAATTTAAAAGACGTTAGATTGAGGTTTAATACAGATTCTAAACAACTCACAGCCAGCTCTCGCAATCCCATCATCATCGTGAATAACCATTTGGGATACCGCATTAAGTATGATCTGATCGAATTTGAAATTAATTTTAGATTTTTCAAACCTTCACAAGGAATAGAGCGTAAGTTTGAGATAGAACACGCTAGGGAAAATTATAGGGTTGAAAGTTCTTTTGTTTCGGGAAGTTCTTTTTATCAGGAGCTTGAAAAGGATCAGCCCAACGAGAGAAGGAGAAATAGGCGTCGCGAGAAGGCCTTTGAAATATCACAGCTACTTTTCTATCGATCTTTGATCAACAAATCATTAAGCGAAAACAAATTTGAGCTCTATCATAAAGGCTTTCGGGTGAATCCAGAAGATCATTATAGAGTTCGAGAAGAAAACGGACTTTATAAAATAACCTTTAGACATCTCAACTATTCCGTTAGGGATCGCGATGGACATCAAACCGATTTAACGCTGTACGACCACTTTATTTATGTGGATTCTTTTGGTAATAATCTATCTGCAAGAGAATTGATGTTATCAGGATATCTGCCTCAGCTAGGCGTTGGCGGCATGCTGCCATTGGATTACAGCACAAACTCAGACGAATAA
- a CDS encoding GNAT family N-acyltransferase: MSLVNANEVAKAIHIDKYGVLGRIGGWSLMKLLRISTLNKIYTRNKDKQGTVFLDAILDDLKIDFEIPEDDLKRIPKTGGFVTISNHPLGGVDGILLLKLLLDRRPDFKIIANFLLHRIEPLKPYILPVNPFEDHKDAKSSTAGFMQAMRHLKSDLPLGIFPAGEVSTYRDGKLVVDKPWEPTAMKLIQRAEVPVIPIYFHAKNSKLFYRLAKISDTFRTAKLPSELLTQKNRTIIVRIGNPINVAAQKEHSSLDEFTEFLRKKTYLLSKAYDKETVKLRDIPKNIKLPKPPPKKIIETGDSAKMIKEVDQLRKDEKRLLISKNYEVFLAKADKIPNILRELGRLREITFRQIGEGTNKSIDLDKYDEYYHQMFLWDSDANCIAGAYRMGMGEEIFKEYGIEGFYLNELFNIDVDAHKMMSQSIEMGRAFIIPEYQQKPMPLFLLWKGIVHCTLRFPNHKYLIGGVSISNKFSNFSKSLMIEFMKSNYYDPYLAQFIKPKKGFKVKLEDADKDFIFDASEADLNKFDRLIDELEPNELRLPVLIKKYVKQNAKVIAFNVDPLFNNAIDGLMYIRIADLPESTVKPVMEEFQAEMEEKYFKSNDDASAAE, translated from the coding sequence ATGAGTCTGGTAAATGCAAATGAGGTAGCAAAAGCAATCCATATCGATAAATATGGTGTGCTGGGACGCATAGGCGGCTGGTCGCTTATGAAGTTGTTACGCATTTCTACACTCAACAAAATCTACACGCGCAACAAGGATAAACAAGGCACGGTTTTTCTGGATGCGATCCTGGATGATTTAAAAATTGATTTTGAAATACCAGAGGACGATTTAAAACGCATTCCAAAAACTGGCGGATTTGTTACTATTTCCAATCACCCATTAGGCGGCGTTGATGGAATTTTGTTGCTGAAGCTATTGCTGGATAGAAGACCTGATTTTAAGATCATTGCAAACTTTTTGTTGCACCGCATTGAGCCACTTAAACCATACATTTTACCTGTAAATCCATTTGAGGATCACAAGGATGCCAAATCTTCAACTGCTGGTTTCATGCAGGCGATGCGTCACTTAAAAAGCGATTTGCCTTTAGGGATTTTTCCTGCTGGCGAGGTTTCTACGTATCGAGACGGTAAGCTAGTGGTGGACAAACCATGGGAACCGACCGCTATGAAATTGATACAGCGAGCTGAGGTTCCTGTGATTCCCATTTATTTTCACGCAAAGAATAGTAAATTATTTTATAGACTGGCCAAGATTTCTGACACCTTTAGAACCGCAAAATTACCGTCAGAATTATTGACGCAAAAAAACAGAACCATCATTGTTAGGATTGGAAACCCAATCAACGTTGCGGCACAAAAGGAGCACTCTTCACTTGATGAGTTTACAGAGTTTTTGAGAAAGAAAACCTATTTACTCTCCAAAGCTTACGATAAGGAAACGGTCAAGCTTAGAGATATTCCTAAAAATATAAAGCTGCCTAAACCACCACCTAAAAAAATCATAGAGACTGGCGATAGCGCCAAAATGATCAAAGAGGTAGACCAATTGCGCAAGGATGAAAAACGCTTACTCATCTCTAAAAATTACGAAGTATTTCTTGCCAAGGCCGACAAGATCCCGAACATCTTACGTGAATTGGGTAGATTGAGAGAGATCACTTTTAGACAGATAGGAGAAGGCACTAACAAGTCCATTGATCTGGATAAATATGATGAATATTACCACCAGATGTTTCTATGGGACAGCGATGCCAATTGCATCGCCGGCGCCTACCGCATGGGAATGGGCGAAGAGATTTTTAAGGAATATGGTATTGAAGGTTTTTACCTCAATGAGCTTTTCAACATAGATGTCGATGCTCACAAGATGATGTCTCAAAGTATTGAAATGGGACGTGCCTTCATCATTCCAGAATATCAGCAAAAGCCGATGCCATTATTCTTATTATGGAAAGGCATCGTGCATTGTACGTTAAGATTTCCAAATCACAAGTATCTTATTGGTGGCGTGAGCATAAGTAATAAATTCTCCAATTTCTCTAAGTCTCTCATGATAGAATTCATGAAGTCCAATTATTATGATCCTTATCTAGCTCAGTTCATTAAGCCTAAAAAAGGCTTTAAAGTTAAGCTGGAAGATGCCGATAAGGACTTCATTTTTGATGCCTCAGAAGCTGACTTGAACAAATTTGATCGTCTTATAGACGAGCTGGAGCCTAATGAATTGCGCCTACCTGTTTTGATCAAGAAGTATGTCAAGCAAAACGCAAAGGTTATTGCTTTTAATGTAGATCCGTTATTTAATAATGCGATTGACGGGTTGATGTACATTAGGATAGCAGACCTTCCAGAGAGTACGGTAAAACCAGTCATGGAAGAGTTTCAAGCCGAAATGGAAGAGAAATATTTCAAATCTAATGACGATGCCTCTGCAGCAGAATAG
- a CDS encoding aspartate kinase: protein MRIYKFGGASVKDADGVRNVTKVLKTMGTQNLGIVVSAMGKTTNALEAVIASYESNDNSYLKLIDHLQEQHLEIIEDLDKNVDGVEDDWVVRFRESDIKKDLKAIVESLKGEMLRNKSRNYSFLYDQVVSHGELMSTKIVAAYLNSCDIPVVWKDARQLIMTDNKYRDATVDWEHTEEQIQKECGDELFITQGFIGSDENGFTTTLGREGSDYTAAILAYSLNASEVTIWKDVPGVLNADPRVFQDTVLLQQIPYDEAIELAFYGASVIHPKTLQPLQEKNIPLNVKSFIDPKADGSTITSSESLVPTTPCFIVRKNMVFLRIASRDFSFIGEKSISKIFDELSENKIQVGLLQNSAISFSLCVEDKYAKLEELLDGLQKDFKVSHVSGVSLYTIRHYAGDTIQEMEDGKDVLLKQRTQETLQLVVRE, encoded by the coding sequence ATGAGAATTTACAAATTTGGAGGCGCATCAGTAAAAGATGCCGATGGAGTACGCAACGTCACTAAGGTTTTAAAAACCATGGGAACCCAAAATCTGGGCATCGTGGTTTCGGCGATGGGCAAGACCACAAACGCGCTGGAGGCTGTAATCGCAAGCTATGAATCCAATGACAATAGCTACCTCAAGCTAATTGATCATTTGCAGGAGCAACACTTGGAGATCATTGAAGACTTAGACAAGAACGTGGATGGTGTTGAGGATGATTGGGTAGTTCGCTTTCGCGAAAGCGATATAAAAAAAGACCTCAAAGCTATCGTAGAGTCACTCAAAGGCGAAATGCTGCGCAACAAGAGCCGCAACTACAGTTTTCTTTACGATCAAGTCGTGAGCCATGGAGAATTAATGTCTACTAAAATTGTCGCCGCCTATTTGAATTCCTGCGATATTCCCGTGGTCTGGAAGGACGCGCGTCAACTTATCATGACTGATAATAAGTATAGGGATGCCACGGTAGATTGGGAACATACCGAGGAGCAGATCCAAAAGGAATGTGGTGATGAATTGTTTATCACGCAGGGATTCATAGGATCTGATGAGAACGGCTTTACCACAACCCTAGGTCGTGAAGGTAGTGACTACACGGCAGCGATTCTTGCCTATAGTCTCAATGCTAGCGAGGTAACGATCTGGAAGGATGTTCCAGGTGTTCTCAATGCAGATCCACGTGTGTTTCAGGATACCGTATTGTTACAACAAATACCTTATGATGAGGCAATTGAGTTGGCTTTTTACGGTGCCAGTGTTATTCACCCTAAAACACTGCAGCCACTTCAAGAGAAAAATATACCGCTTAATGTAAAGTCTTTTATAGATCCTAAAGCTGATGGGTCAACCATTACTTCCAGTGAAAGCCTTGTGCCTACCACACCTTGTTTTATCGTGAGGAAGAATATGGTGTTTTTACGTATCGCGTCTAGGGATTTCAGCTTTATAGGTGAAAAGAGTATCTCAAAGATTTTTGACGAGCTTAGTGAGAATAAAATACAGGTAGGACTTTTACAAAACAGTGCAATTAGTTTTTCCCTGTGTGTAGAAGATAAATATGCCAAGCTGGAAGAATTGCTTGATGGACTGCAAAAGGATTTTAAGGTCAGTCACGTGAGTGGTGTGTCGTTGTATACCATACGCCACTATGCCGGTGATACCATCCAGGAAATGGAAGACGGCAAGGATGTTTTGCTAAAACAACGTACCCAAGAAACGCTGCAACTGGTCGTCAGGGAATGA
- a CDS encoding GNAT family N-acetyltransferase gives MIHVRPANSEDYPRVLELITELAIFEKEPDAVEVTVEELQYHASTKPPLFTCFVGEYDGKVEGIALCYPRFSTWKGKTIHLEDLIVTEKMRGKGLGKALYDRVLTHAQEQKVKRVEWVVLEWNKNAVEFYESTGATIIPGWHLAQMDGTSLAEYLGK, from the coding sequence ATGATACATGTACGACCAGCAAATAGTGAGGATTATCCTAGAGTTCTGGAACTTATTACAGAACTAGCCATTTTTGAGAAGGAACCAGATGCCGTTGAGGTGACGGTAGAAGAGTTACAATATCACGCATCAACAAAACCACCATTGTTCACTTGTTTTGTAGGTGAGTATGATGGCAAGGTAGAAGGCATCGCCTTATGCTACCCAAGGTTCTCCACCTGGAAAGGAAAAACGATTCACCTGGAGGACTTGATCGTTACAGAAAAGATGCGAGGCAAAGGCCTGGGCAAGGCATTGTATGATCGCGTACTCACTCACGCGCAGGAACAAAAAGTCAAACGCGTGGAATGGGTAGTCCTGGAATGGAACAAAAATGCGGTCGAATTTTATGAAAGCACAGGCGCCACCATCATTCCTGGATGGCACTTGGCGCAAATGGATGGAACATCACTAGCAGAATATTTAGGAAAATGA
- the fbp gene encoding class 1 fructose-bisphosphatase codes for MARINQSLGEFIIENQGEFAYSSGELSRLINSIRLAAKMVNHEVNKAGLVDITGSAGEINTQGEDQQKLDVFANNVFIQTLTNREIVCGIASEENEDFITISGSNSDHKNKYVVLIDPLDGSSNIDVNVSVGTIFSIYRRVTPLGTPVQVEDFLQPGNLQVAAGYIVYGTSTMLVYTTGHGVNGFTLNPALGTYYLSHPNMKFPEEGHIYSVNEGNYVHFPQGIKDYIKYCQKEEGDRPYTSRYIGSLVSDIHRNMIKGGIYMYPKSSKAAKGKLRLLYECNPMAFIVEQAGGKASDGTTRIMELKPTELHERVPFICGSKKMVEKAEEFIARANS; via the coding sequence ATGGCACGTATCAACCAATCCCTAGGAGAATTTATAATTGAAAATCAGGGCGAGTTCGCTTACAGCAGCGGCGAGCTTTCAAGACTCATCAATTCCATACGCCTTGCAGCAAAAATGGTCAACCATGAAGTTAATAAAGCCGGTCTGGTGGATATTACTGGAAGCGCTGGTGAGATCAACACTCAAGGTGAAGATCAGCAAAAACTTGACGTATTTGCCAACAACGTTTTTATACAAACCCTAACCAATCGCGAGATCGTTTGTGGAATCGCCAGTGAAGAAAATGAAGATTTTATCACCATTTCTGGATCCAATAGTGATCACAAGAATAAGTATGTGGTGTTGATCGACCCGCTGGATGGAAGTTCCAATATTGACGTGAATGTTTCTGTAGGAACCATTTTCTCGATCTATCGCAGGGTAACGCCGTTGGGAACACCAGTACAGGTAGAAGATTTCTTACAACCTGGTAACCTGCAGGTAGCCGCAGGCTATATTGTTTATGGTACATCCACCATGCTGGTCTACACGACTGGACATGGTGTCAATGGTTTCACACTCAACCCAGCTCTGGGCACCTATTACTTATCGCACCCTAATATGAAGTTTCCTGAAGAAGGTCACATCTACAGTGTGAATGAAGGTAATTATGTGCATTTCCCACAAGGAATCAAGGATTATATCAAATATTGCCAGAAAGAAGAAGGCGACCGACCTTACACCAGTCGCTACATAGGTAGCCTTGTGAGTGACATACACCGTAACATGATCAAAGGCGGCATTTATATGTATCCTAAAAGTTCTAAAGCCGCCAAAGGCAAACTAAGACTGCTTTATGAATGCAACCCGATGGCTTTTATCGTAGAACAAGCAGGCGGCAAGGCCAGCGATGGTACCACACGCATCATGGAACTAAAACCTACTGAATTACACGAGCGCGTTCCCTTTATTTGTGGCAGCAAAAAAATGGTTGAAAAAGCCGAAGAATTTATCGCTAGGGCAAACAGCTAA
- a CDS encoding TerB family tellurite resistance protein codes for MSFSSLFESGESARNKSHFATIVSLAQSSGIKEEEKVMLQRFKSVLDISDADFEDIMKDPSKYPVTPPNTTEERIQWLHDLFKIVFADHRMDEPEHRLLRKYAVALGYNDADAEYLVERSIEIFNGHLNLEDYRYLLNKNR; via the coding sequence ATGTCATTTTCATCATTATTTGAATCTGGAGAAAGCGCCAGAAATAAAAGCCATTTTGCAACAATTGTGTCCCTTGCACAGTCCTCAGGAATTAAGGAAGAAGAGAAAGTGATGTTACAGCGATTCAAAAGTGTGCTGGACATTTCAGACGCTGATTTTGAGGATATCATGAAGGATCCCAGCAAATATCCCGTAACACCACCTAATACAACTGAAGAACGCATACAGTGGTTGCACGACCTATTCAAAATTGTTTTTGCAGACCATAGAATGGACGAACCAGAACACAGACTGTTGCGCAAGTACGCGGTCGCTCTAGGTTACAATGATGCAGATGCAGAATATCTTGTAGAACGTTCCATTGAAATATTTAACGGACACTTAAATCTGGAAGATTACAGGTATCTTTTGAATAAAAACAGATAG